DNA from Electrophorus electricus isolate fEleEle1 chromosome 5, fEleEle1.pri, whole genome shotgun sequence:
CCACACATGAAACCCGATGTCCAAGCACTTATGAACTCCTGTCACATCTGCGCTCAATGCAAAGACCCTAGGACAAGGCCTgctggtctgttgcacccacTGGCTGTCCCTTCGCACCCTTGGTCTCATCTGTCGCTCGATTTTATCACGGGGCTGCCTCCATCAAGGGGCAACACTGTGATTTTGGTGGTTGTCGACAAGTTCTCCAAGACCGGCCACTTCGTTGCACTGCCAAACATGCCATCTGCGAAAGAGACAGCTAAACTATTACTTACTCAAGTTGTCCGCACTCGTGGGCTGCCTAGCGACATCGTGTCAGACCGCGGGCCTCAATTCACTAGCCGGTTCTGTGGGGCCTTTTGTCGGTTGTTGGGGGCAGTAGCCAGCTTGTCCTCTGGCTTCCATCCCCAATCCAATGGCCAGACCGAGAGAGTTAATCAGGACCTGGAGCGCACCCTCCAATGTCTGGCCTCTTCCTGTCCATCCTCTTGGTCTGTGGGTGGAATTCAcccacaacaccctgtggcactcctccTTAGGCATGTCACCATTCCAGTGCCAGTACAGTTATGCTCCGCTCATGTTTGCCAACCAGGAGGCCGACATAGGTGTCCggtctgctgagcagacagtCAGGCACTGCCACTTGGCCTGCTGGAGGGCACACAGGGCTCTCTTATCTGCTACGGCTGCTCAAAAATGTTATGCCGACAAGAGATGGTGACCAGCGCCGACTTATCAGCTGGGACAGCAGGTTTGGCTATTGgccaaggacctgcctttgcATGGTTATACCCGCAAACTCGCCCCTCGCTACATCGGGCCATTCAAGGTTCTTTGGCAcataaaccctgtttcttatcGCCTTGCCCTTCCCCCGTCATTGCCTGTCCACCCCACTTTCCACATGTCTTGCCTTAGGCCTATGTTGTGTTCAGTGGGCCCCTCCGACCCGCTGGGTCCACACATGGTGGACAGGGCACCGGCGTACATGGTCAAGCGTCTCTTGGATGTCCAGCAGGTTCATGGTGGAGTCCAGTATTTgttggactgggaggggtacggGCCCGAGGAGTGGTCCTGCATTCCCTCCCATCACATCCTGGACAGTGATCTCATTCGGGCTTTTCGGTGGGGTTGTGCAGCTGGCCTTGGGACATCAGGAGCCACCCCTTCTGGGGGGGGTACTGTAAGGGTTGCCACCCAGCCGAGGCCCCTTCCGGCCACCAGatggaggcctcgagtcaaccataccactaatcaggcttaacacccaacagctgggctagaccttatataagcccagtgaactAGTCAGTCattgctgggtctttgccaaagttctgagccacgCGCTTAGCCGGTAACTTAAGGTATTGAGGGCTGCGAGCTATCATGCTACACCTTTCTTCTGTGttgtgagggtgtctgtgagggttttacacgtcccctcctctctccagttttcccttcGAGTCTGTCTACCTCcggaggcttcccttagccattcaagttcctccccgttttctggttttgtttgggaagttttagtttgagttttccccagtgcatctgGGTGGCCGTTTCTTCCtctggcatcctttgttctcccttttttccatgctcggcgtggtgtttagtttttccttttgttttacttgaccCAAGCTCTTACTGTTCAGCACATGGGCTCACCATTGTTAAAGCATGggtgctcacccagtaggctgttggtatcaTCCCCCAGCTGACCTGGATTTGAGACCACCTTACAGCAACAGATGTGTATACAAAGCTAGGTTGTATTGTAGTAAGGTTGTCACAAATTTTAAGCTAAAACTGCAATTGTAGATGATCTGAAGAGTGATAGAAGTGACCTCCATTTATCACATCTGTCCTTTTATTCCTCCTTTTTAAATCCTATTGAGTTGAATTGTCTTCAATactcttttatttctttatcctCCCATTCTCATCCAGAGGAACCCACTGATTTTGATATTCCTTAAAATTTCAAATTAGAATCTAGCTGACATGCTATACAGATTTAACAACTGTTCCAAGGCATCTAACTGGATTCTATACTTACAGGACTTATCTTCTTCTTCTGTCCTGCCATTCATCTCCAAGCACTCATCTATCCAGCCCTTCTATTCTAGATATTCTTTGATTTCCTCCATCATCCAACAGACACCCTTTACTTCATAACTCCATGAATTTTTGATCTACAGTCATGAaccctgttaaaaaaaaaacagctgccCCGAAGCTACAAACATCTTGACTGACATCTACCTTCTTTGGAAGGTCATTGTATAATGGCCCAGCTCACTCAATCAGTTGTTTCTTTCACTCAGAAAGGAGAGCTCTAGTGAGACTTCCTACAGAGACACCTCTACAAATTAGTCCTGTCAATCTCACCCCATATTGACATTAACCAATGATGACAATGCATAAAAGCCTCATCAGGAGTTTCCTTGAGCAGTTACCGTTGCACGAATAGTGGCTCAGCCTCTTGTGACATGTCCTAATATCACTCCACTGATCCACAGATAAAAGAGACTTCAAATAGCCACAGGTCACTCTGTGTTGCATACACTGCAAGCATAGAATGGCCAGTTTCCCTGGTGCTTAGGGAGGCCACAGCCAAGTTTGTGTTGAGCACAACAGTGAAGGGCTTACTACTAAACAACAGTGGCTCTGTTCATCTTTCTCACCAATGTGTGTTGTACTAATGTGATACAGCATGAAACAGACAGGAAAGGCTCACTCTGTGTTTCAGTATCTTCACTAGCTTCCAGTCATGAGGCAGCATCAATATTTTTTGAAAGAGAAGTAGTTTTTTTAACTATCAGATAGCCCCTGGATATCACTGGATAGCAGCAGTGGTTTTGGTGCTGAAACAAAGTTTATGGCAGTCATCCATTACCATGCCTTCTGGTTTGTGTAATGCCCCAGCCACAAATTGGTCCTTTTAATTCTACAGGTGACAGGCTTGTATTTACACCCTGAGAAATGCATGCTGATTTGCAAAGAAATCCCATTTACATGAAGCTGGGGTAAAGAAAGAAGATGCTCAAAGAGGAGGAAGCATGCAGTGACAATCCAGGAGACTGGGCAGAGGAGCGGTGAGAGGACTCAGAGCTGAGATCTGCTGTATAGCAGCCAGAGACAAATCAGGGCCCAAATTCATTGAATGTCCAGCATGATAGAAAAGGGCTCACATTAAGCAATGTTGTGCTGTAGAGGCACTGTAATGAGCACTAGGGCCAAACAAGTGGCAGTTAGTTATTCTCAGAAGACTGGGGGGTGCAAGCAGAAATACATTCTGACCAAGAGAGAAATTCTGAGGCCCAGCTACAAAgatgtgtttactgttttcagTAAGTAATACTGGAAAAGATAATTGCCCCCATAAAGTTACAGTGGTCAGATATACTGGGTGGTTTAGTTCATAGTATAGATTACAATAACTCATTTTGTGTCCTAAACTGTCAAGACTGGCATTGGTCCAGTTGTTTCTACACCAGTCATTTACCATACATTGatggtaaatgtaaatttttgaTAAGTGAATTTTATCCACAAACATGTACCCAACATTAATTTGATAATTTGATCGTGCTAGTATTCTGGATAAACCATGCATGCTTTTCTTAACAATAACATCCTCTTTAGCTGAAACCCATAACTATGATCTCACCTAAGATGTGAAAGCCATGTTGTATATGTCAAAacatacagagagaaggaaacaccCTCCCCCTCCTAGGCCTCTTTTAGCAAAGGAAACTTGCATTTAGCAGGGTTTTTATGCATAGATCTGCCTGGCCAGCAGTGGTGGTAATCCCAGAACCAGTTCCCAGAACTGGTAGATTAATCTATGTGATAAGATCTATATGATTTTTCTTAGACGACAATTACTCAGAAATCCTTTGACTGTGAACTGTGTAAACAAGTAAAATTTGTTACACAAATGGGAACTTCCTTGCACACTACCAAGACTAGTGATTTACCTATCAGTTGTAAGTCCAATTATTCCTCAGGAGTAGAATTCTTGTCTCAAACAACacagctggtccatttttgccATCAATGTTTAATTGCAAGTATATGTGTCATCATCACAAGATAACAAGATAATGGGCACTAGTAGCCTAGGATATGTTTTGTGCCACACTTCCCTTGATTTAAATTTTGCAAATAATTACCAGAAATCCTTTATTGCTACAAAACCACTGTACATTGTTGACATGCCTGTGGAATAAGCAGATTAATAACACTACAACAATGTTGTTTGCAGTTTAGCTCCGTGGTTAAGAGTTAGAATTAAAACTAAGCACATTCACAATGCAGTTATCTGTTTCTAAAGAACAAGAAGATTCATTCATTAGAGGCTGATGGCAAAATTAATCTTACAAGagttatataataaataataacctCTTTTTGGATATGAACCAAAAACTATTTATAGCAAACTTTGTAATGTTATGGTAATTCTGTCAACCTGTCACATATGTGAAAGgttatgtgtgtggtggtagtgGGGAGAAGGGACATTCAGTGGTAATTGCGAGATTTTGTATCTGCAGGCACTGATCCTTGACTCCCTCTGCTGGACAAAAGTCAATTTACTTCATTTTTACTTACCAATTTACAGGTTTTCAACCAAATGAACACGAAAGTGCACCCATGAAGTTCAGGCTACCAAAAGAGCGTGTACTTTAAATTGTGATTTTAATTATGACTaatttcaattcaattcagaGACTTGAATTGATTTGTGGATTGGTGACTTGCCAGggcatacttttttttaatccaaagacaattattttttctctaataaatatgttttaattaattatccCTTCTTTTCAGCTGGAAAAGTAATAAGTGGCAACACTGAtgttaaagtattaaaatattaaaatgtaaaagatggCATACTAAACTTAACATTTTCAAACTGAAGGTGGTCACCTAATTTCATAGCTTTACAGTTGGGAAGGTAAGGAATAACATCCTCTCTGGAAGACTTATTAACATGGCCAGTTCCACTTTATAATTTGCCACTCAACACACTGTGTACGTAACCTAGTAGAGTattgtgcatatgtatatattgagCAGGTGAGCATGCTTGCCTAGCATCAAACTGGACAGTAGAGGGAGAGGCAAACAAGACCTCCAGAGAGAAGGACCAATTACACTTCCATGGCAACCTGGCACAGAATGTTGTGCCATCCTTGGGATTCTAGCAACCAATCCCCTGAATATAGGGTGAAACCTTACAGTGTTGTATGACAGTAGGAGCTTTGGGAGTTCACTAAAGCTGGGTTTTTGATCTTATGGTCATTGTTAAACATCATAAATACCTGAACTTGTTCTAGGGTTTCTAGTATATGTCTTTGCCAAGCAATGTTGATTCagtttttgcaaaaaaaaaaaaaaaaagcaagcataATAAGTCTACTGAATCCATGGGTAAAAAGTCTGCTGAATCTAGGGGAAGGTGTTGGTAGAGCTCTGTGTTTTCTCCTCAACATTGGAGCAGTTGACATGGGGGTGGTTGAGAACTCTCCAGCAGCAGGACAGGTTCATCCTGTTGATGAGTCCACGTATTAAATAGTTGAATGTCCCTCGGAGTGCTGCAGAGGAAAAATAGAAGATTAAAGGGTCCAAGCAGGCATTAAGGGTGCTGGTGAGCAGTGCATATTGTCTCCACTCAGGATTCTTCCAGTGAATGAAACCAACCACATGGGATACACTGAAAGGCAAGAAACAGATGATGAAGACTAGGAGGGTAACCACAGAGAGCCCAATGGCCCTGAAACGCTTCTTGGGACTAATGTTCATCTGGGAGAGGATGAGAATGAAGTTGATGTAGCAGAAGCAGCAGATAATAAAAGGGACACAGAAAAGCACTACGAACATCTCCAAACGGACAGGCAGAAGAATTGCCAACTGTTCATTTGTGAACTCCTCATAGCAGGTGTTCCACTTGGACAGGTTCACCTTGTCAGTTGTGTTGGTGTGATCAATGTACTCCACAGAAAAGATTACAGAGCAGTGTGCCATacaaagcacacagaacacaacactAGCTATCGCTGCATTCTTAGGTTGACGCTTGAGTTTGTACCTGATGGGGAAAGCCACTCCCAGATAACGCTCCACACTAATGGCCATTAAGAGGAAGGTGCTGATGTAGATTGTGGTGTAGAAGACGAAATTCGACACTGGACAGAAGTGGCGGCTCATTGTCCATTTCCTGTCAGCCTCCTCTTTTATGCGGAAGGGGAGGAAAACAAGGAAGATCAAGTCGGAGATGGTGAGGCTGAGGAGGAGCACATCGATGGGTTTGGCGTTTTGCTTCAACTTTTGGATGAAGGTGTAGAGAGCCAACAGGTTGGCAGGGAGTCCTATGACCAGTGTAATGGTGTCCACAGCCAGGACCAGGTTGTTAATGCCCCTCATCTCAAGCATTGTAGATTGGGAATAACTAATCTGTAGAAACGGATAAAAGCATATTTTGAAAGCAAGTTGTGTGCTTGATGTTTTAAAACACTATTTGCATTTTTGAATCTACTACAAATAGATTCCTTTCACAGGAAATGCTTTTTTGTCTGTGGTAAGTGGACAATTTCTGAAACTACAGAGAATACTGTTGATATATGAAAGagaattttattatttctgtagTAATCTACACCCATACAAACAATCACCAGTAACTGACTTGAACATACTGACTGCTTTATTAgaaaaaatgtttccacagtGTGTCATGCACTTTCCACCCTGTTCACCACTTGCTCTGATTGTACTGGTTTGTGTTTCAGGAACAGCGgtgttgctggtgtttttacacATGACTGTGTCACTGCTGAGAGTTTTCCACCATCCAAAAACGTTCAGCCAATGATGGTCCTTTTGCCTGAAACTGACCACCAAGATGGTTCACTAGACCAACAGGTACACCTGCTCAGGCAGACAGGTTATGAGTGGCTGTTTACCACACACAATCTCAGACCTACTCAttatcacactctctcacaaaccCAATCAAACCTCTGACACccaccatcatactctctcgTGCCCACCATTATTCTGTCTTACACACCTTGTCATACTCTTAACCATTCTTGATATTGAATGTGAGAGAGTTTGATAGTGAATGAGAGCGAACGTGATGGTCACGTTTTCTGATTGGCCTAGACATATTTCACTTAAATGAGCAGTTTCTGATTCGCTTATAGCCAAATATGCCCTTCCCAGGTGTGCGGTCCTAACAAATGGAAATCCGTGCGCTGCGTTAATTGTAATCAAGAGATCAGACCTAGCTATACAATAACTTGTAGTCATTTGGTTGTAGCTCGACATCGCACTCATTACCAATCGCAACACTTTTCACACTACTTGATTTGGACTCGCCTACAAGTCCAGATATTTAGTATGCTAGATCGAACAACTCATCCACATAGATCGAGAGCCGATTTTCGAGCTCCGACGAAGGCCAATTTGCCTCTGATCTGGAGCTTTCCTCAGCAACCTCCAAAACTTGCCGACGAATGGAAACTCAGGGATAAAATCGGCATAAGTGTCCATTAACCTCGATAATCTGGGTCTGAGCTCTGGGGTTCATTTAACGCTGCATACCTGTATGCAGCGTTAAATTAACCACGTATTTATTTAGACGACATGTGTCTAGGCCACTCAGGAAACGTGACCATCAAACTCATTCACTatcaagaatgcctaagagtaTGACAACGAGTGTGAGAGGTAAATCAGAATAATGGCCTAAACGACCTCTAATAGGCTAAGCTCCCGGGCagaattgcaaaaatgaaaaagaaccatttATTAATGTCTGCTCTAAATGCTTTATTGTTTAATGCAAAAGTCGTTTGCTTTTTAAGAAACGTTACATTAGCAATCATCGGGGTTCCTCTGTCAATTTCATTTCGGACAACTGCAACAGACATCCAAActatgtattttctttactgttATGATGAAGCTACACAGTTTTAGTTGCACTGTTTTACACATAGCGCAAACTGTTTGAGATTTTAGCAAAGTACTGCAGAGCGATCGATAATAGTGTCAAAGGTTGCCCAAACATTAAATCTTTCAGACTCCCACGTCCTAATGCCCTTTTAATTCCGTATGTGGAGAATGTAGAGACACATAGGAGGGGTTGAATAAGATGGAATGAGAACTGTTGTCGATTTAAACTAATAATGTAtacttatttttttttggggggggggggggctatagAACATTTAATGGGCGCTAGAGACCCCTAAAACAGGCATAATGACGCCCATGTATTGAGTTTTAGGCCCAAAGTCAGTTTGACTCTAACTTCCTAGTCAATAAACTACAATGCATTCACCGTACTGCTCAGAAAGAGCTGCGTAGTCAGTACTATTCGGAGGTCTAAAGGTTCCCAGAAAAAggcaacaaaaacataaaaattaagTGAAGTGGTCCCCTGACATTCTAATTGAGGCCTATCCGGTAACCATAaaaatattagtattagtaCAATAGATTCAACTGGTGCTTAATTATTTACAATTCTGGTACTTAATTATTTGTCTGTCAGAATCCCCATGAGTTAATTAAACTTAATAAATTTGAATATATGGTGAATAAACTAATGAGTCTAATAATGTTATACATTAAATTCTCTATAATGgatgtaaaagaaagagaatttGCTTCTGTAATGCACTTCTTCACTTTACTGTAGCAGTATATTAGCATAATCCAGGATGAAAGCAATACATCACAATTAATACATTCTTTTATCAAAGGATTATATCACATTCATTTTCTGGGTGGGGAGCATTTTTGCAGAAGTCAAGCACAAAATTAGTATTTTATCTTAGTAAATGCTTTACCATTAATACCATGGCAGCGAAGGCTGTAAGAATACAAGGCTTACCGTTTGCTTGTGATAGTCTTAGCTGTGGCCACTGCACTGCATGCTATTTATTGCACTgatacaaacacatactcatgaCGTGTGAAAAGACCATACCCTCATTTCCGCTTcacttgtttttctgttcagtgcatagaaaatgtatataatgattGCATTTTTATCTTATCTGTTTTGCCAGTGGTTCAGGATTTCATTAGTTTATTATTCTGGCTACTTGCATTAATTTTGTATAAGTGAACTGAACTATAGCACTAATATCTTAGATATGTGATAGCACAACAGTCTAATCTAGATTAACTTCCTTTGATGAAGTTGTTTGAAGACAAAACTGTAATCAAGCAAAATTACCAATGGCAAAAGCACACAATGATTTAAATATGATCAGTATATTGTATTTCTAGTGGCCAATAATGGACTAGAATAATTCTTTGGTGTGGTTTATCCTCTGTGGTATTTCTATGAAATTAGTTACTGCTAAGGGATGTCTTAATATGGTCTCTTTGCTCTTTGTAGGAAGTTGTGTGGTGAAGACGTGTTGGAGATAAATGTCCAGatgaatacatatataaagCAGAAGCACCCATGGCTTTAAAATAAGGCTTAGACATTGTTGACGGTAAATTATTTACTTTGTAgtcatttttttattacaaaaatgtcattataatTAAAGGATATAGTGGACCAAAACTTTGTTTGAAAATAAAGCACATCTTTAATTTATAATCCCTGCACATTTCGCTAAACAATTGATTTGTAGTGTTTACCTTATCCTCATGACCAAGTATTGAAGAATAAAGCCTAAAGAACTGCTATTCCTGTAGTATTTCAACAAAAAAATGCCTAGTGTACTCTGGAAAGTGGAAGGGAGTCTGAAATGTGTTACTTTGATAAAttcattgttaataaatgtgcacacattACACCTTTCACGTATAAAAAGAGTTCCTTAATTAAACCAAATTGGTCACACATGTTTGAGAAACTAGTGTCAGCAGTAAAATTAGTTAGAAGTTTGAATTCAGTAGTGGACACCGCTCGCTGGAATTACAATTAAATCAAAAACATATATAGAAACGGAGCGCTTTAATTTCTTCAAagacttttttaaaacatcCACCTACATCCCACCATCATACACATATCATTGTGCTGAGTTTGTGCTTGCTGAGTGGCTATCTGGAAAAattctcaaaacaaaacaaaaatgttttagctGGTCAGTTAGCTATGAAGCACCGCCCATATTAGCAGATTAATATACTGACTTCCACCACCCATGTTATCAGATTTAATATACTGACTTCCAGACCCCAGGTAAGATAGCTGTAGGGCAAGTACTGTAAACAGATCCAACTGCTTCACATGACTATTAATTCAAGATGAAAGTATCAGCAATATACCATTCAGaaatcaattaatttatttatatatatatttatatatatataaacactactCATATAAGGTATCCTACccagtacagtaagttagagtCAACTATACCGCTGAATTTGAATACTGCAAAATACAGGAACCAATACCTagaagaaatacaaaatgagcCAAATGCCAATCGCTTTTCACTTTCCTATAGCCTATTTGTAATTGTCAAAGCAGAAATACACATGAATGGAAACTATGTAAGCTAACTtatttgttgctgttatttgtttctgttatatTAAAATTCATTATAGTAGTCATTTCTTTTTGGATCTCAATATGGTATCAATAATATGAATTTATTCTCAACTTTGCCAAAATGACAATtggaatgaataaatgaaataaataaaggaaaaaagaaaaacaggtatGTAATTAATCAGCatgcttttttcctttaattaTACTCTGACTATCAAATCTAGattattctgtttaaaaaaatatcagtcTGCTTGAGCCCTTCATGATAATCTCCACTCCTTAAAAGTTATTAGTATTTTCAAAGTCattcatattaaataaatgcatacagtTATTATAAACCTGTCCATTTGGTGGTTCTCTTTCATAGTTAGAACACAACAGATTTGAAACAAGTGCAGATACCATTAAGTACACTGAACTGGAAAGAAGGACTAAGTCAGTGTAAAATGTCAACTGTtcacatgtattgtgttttatCAAAATGTGTTGTGGTTTGCCTGGACCGTCTCAGAGCCTGGGTCTGCTTCTGTGGAACTGctaagagagggaaagaaaatagaaaaaaatgactAACATCAACCTTCTGAATACAAATGTTACCACAAACATGACAAGGCAGTTCCTTCAGCTTGATTCTTCTCTTGCAAAGCTCTCACCTGGTTCATATGTGGTGGGTTCCTACTGGCATGAACGTGATGGTTCCCTGGTCGTCTTTGCGGGTTGCCGTGGTGGTCccccatgtgtctgtgcacgtcAGGTTTCCTTGCAGGTTGCGCCATGTGTGACTGTTCCAGATGTTTCCGTGGTAAAGTCTGGAATGCTGCAGGCCTCAGGACCGGAGGGGGAGTTGGAGGCCTCCGGCCTTGGCGGTTGAGCTGTGCGGTTGGATGAGAGTGATTTGGCCGAGGGGTTGGCAGGACCACCGGGGTTTGCTGAATTCGGCTGGCGAGTGGACTGGGAGTCTGACTGGTATGAAGTTCCAGAGCAGCCTGAGTGAGAGGAACAGTGTGTGGGATGTTGACAGTGTATGGTATAGCATGTCTCTCATCTTGCCTGGTCTGGCCAATCATGTGTATGTGCTGAGCAGTCCTTGTATGAGTGGTGTGATTTTGAGGCACAGCTCTGGCCTGGGTGCCATGTGCTTGGATAGTTGGATTCTGACAATCAGTGGGCACCTGGCTGTTGATGTTTGGCTGTGTGCTTTGCCTCGGCACATTCAGGTCTGTCCGGGAGTGATGCTGTGCTTCCTGCCTCTGGAATTGTCCGCCTGGATCTTGAGAGGCAGTGCGCATGTGCTTGTCTTCAGGTGATCTCC
Protein-coding regions in this window:
- the LOC113588470 gene encoding free fatty acid receptor 3-like encodes the protein MLEMRGINNLVLAVDTITLVIGLPANLLALYTFIQKLKQNAKPIDVLLLSLTISDLIFLVFLPFRIKEEADRKWTMSRHFCPVSNFVFYTTIYISTFLLMAISVERYLGVAFPISTPRDIQLFNTWTHQQDEPVLLLESSQPPPCQLLQC